One Streptomyces formicae genomic window, CCGACGGTCTGGGGCGGCCCGCCATCAACCCGAGCGGGCTCTCCCGCTTCGACCGGGACGTCCTGGACCGCAGCGGCGTCAAGGCCGTCGTCATCGCCCTCGGCGTCAACGACATCCTGCGCAACCCGCACCAGAACAACCCGGACCGCATCGTCGACGGCCTGCGCGAGCTGACCCGCCAGGCGCATACGCGCGGGCTGCGGGTCGTCGGCGCGACGCTCATGCCGTTCGGCGGGCACCGAGGCTACGAGCCCCGGCTCGAAGCGGTGCGGCAGGCGGTGAACCAGCAGATCCGGGACGGTCAGGTCTTCGACGAGTACGTGGACTTCGACAAGGCGTTGCGGGACGGGTACGACCCGCGCAAGCTTCAGTCGCGGTACGACTCCGGGGATCATCTGCACCCGTCCGATGCGGGCTATCGCCGGATGGCGGAGACGTTCAACCTCTCTCACCTGAAGGGGTCTGCCGCGGCGGAGCTCTGAGGTCCTTGTTCGGCCGCGGGCGCGTGGGGGCCGGGCGCGCGGTTCCCCGCGCCCCTTGAGGGGCGCCCCCCCCGCCTCCTCAGTCCCTGCGTCGCTCCAAGCGCTCGCGGCGGCGTTCCTCCTTGAGGCGCAGCTTTTCCATCCTGCGGATCTTGCGGTCCACGCCGACGCCGCCCATCAGGGCGAAGCCCTTGACGACGACGCGGGGCGAGCCGGGCGTGCCCTCGCCGGTCGCCTTGTCGTCGAAGCCGCCCATGATGCCGAAGCCCTTCACCACGACGGTCAGGTCCGGCGGCGCGATCACCTGCATGCCGCCCATGATCGTGAAGCAGCGGATCTCGACCTCGCGCTCCGTGAACCGCGCCTCGCGCAGGTCGATCTCGCCGCCGCCCCACATCGTGAAGGCGGTGAAGACGCGGCCGACCACCCAGCCGCCCTTGCGGCTGAACCCGCTCCAGAAGGCGAAGCCCATGGTCGAGGACGCTTCGCCGCGCACCATCCGCTCGGACCAGTCGATGGCGGCGGGGTCGTCGCTCACCGGGTGCTTCACCATGGACACCTTGGCGTCGTGGTGGCTCGGCAGGTCCCTGGTGATGGGCGCCAACTCGCCGTACGTACGCGCCTTGTAGGTGGCGTCGAGGCGCTCGTCGAACTCCGTCATGTCGAGGCGACCCTCGGCCATCGCTTCGCGGAGTTGCTCGGCGACCCGCTCGCGGTCGGCGTCGGAGGCCCGGAGGTCAGGGAGTTCGTCACTCATACGTGCACTTTACGAGGTCGCCTTCTCCGCGTACATCTTGGCGATGACCGCCTCGATGTCCGGTTCCCTGACGGAGAGGTCGACCATCGGGTACTCGGCGGCGATCCGCGCGACAAGGGGAGCGGCCGACTCCGCCGCGGGGAAGGCGAGCCACTGCCGGGGCCCCTCCACCTTCACCACCCGCGCCGACTCGACCTCGATGGGCGGCAGTTCACGCTCCAGGTCCACCACGAGGGTGCGCTCGCTCTCGCCCACCTCGTGCAGCCCGGAGAGCGCGCCGTCGTACATGAGGCGGCCGTGGTCGATGACCATCACGCGCTTGCAGAGCTGCTCGATGTCGGTGAGGTCGTGCGTGGTGAGCAGCACCGTCGTGCCCGCCTCCGCGTTGAGGTCCCGCAGGAATCCCCTGACCTTCGCCTTGCTGATCACGTCGAGGCCGATGGTCGGCTCGTCGAGGTAGAGCACCTCGGGGTCGTGCAGGA contains:
- a CDS encoding DUF1707 SHOCT-like domain-containing protein; translated protein: MSDELPDLRASDADRERVAEQLREAMAEGRLDMTEFDERLDATYKARTYGELAPITRDLPSHHDAKVSMVKHPVSDDPAAIDWSERMVRGEASSTMGFAFWSGFSRKGGWVVGRVFTAFTMWGGGEIDLREARFTEREVEIRCFTIMGGMQVIAPPDLTVVVKGFGIMGGFDDKATGEGTPGSPRVVVKGFALMGGVGVDRKIRRMEKLRLKEERRRERLERRRD